One Leptolyngbya subtilissima AS-A7 genomic window carries:
- a CDS encoding dienelactone hydrolase family protein: MQIKRREVGLTVDDSLMRLYVVEPVVSGQYPGILFYSDIYQLGGPILRLADRLAGYGYVVVAPEIFHRLEPIGTVIEPNDLGRLRGNDAASRTEVAQYDADAAAALHWLQTSDAVAPGQLGTAGFCIGGHLSCRAALNPIVKAAVCCYPTGIHSGKLGRDRANTLERLGEITARLLLVFGDQDPHVPAEGRDTILNALTTASVDHKTLIYPANHTFMRDDGYRYDPAATDAAWAEVVTFLAHGFGTAAPHS, encoded by the coding sequence GTGCAAATCAAACGCCGTGAGGTGGGGTTGACTGTAGACGACAGCCTGATGCGGCTTTATGTGGTGGAGCCTGTCGTTTCTGGCCAATATCCTGGCATTTTGTTTTACTCAGACATTTACCAACTGGGAGGGCCAATTTTGCGCTTGGCCGATCGCCTAGCTGGATACGGCTACGTGGTGGTGGCTCCAGAGATCTTTCATCGGCTAGAGCCCATTGGCACTGTGATTGAACCGAATGACTTGGGTCGCCTGCGGGGCAACGACGCCGCCAGCCGCACAGAGGTGGCTCAATACGACGCCGATGCAGCGGCAGCGCTGCACTGGCTTCAAACCTCGGACGCCGTCGCCCCCGGTCAGCTGGGTACAGCGGGCTTTTGCATTGGTGGCCATTTGTCCTGTCGCGCGGCGCTAAACCCTATCGTCAAGGCAGCGGTGTGCTGCTATCCGACTGGCATTCACAGCGGCAAGCTTGGGAGAGATAGGGCCAACACCCTAGAGCGCCTGGGCGAAATTACCGCTCGTCTGCTGCTGGTCTTTGGGGATCAAGATCCCCACGTGCCCGCCGAGGGTCGCGATACGATTCTCAATGCCCTGACCACCGCCAGTGTCGACCATAAAACTCTGATCTACCCCGCCAACCACACCTTCATGCGCGACGATGGCTACCGCTATGACCCCGCCGCCACTGACGCGGCCTGGGCGGAGGTGGTAACCTTTTTGGCCCATGGTTTTGGCACCGCTGCGCCACATTCTTGA
- a CDS encoding serine hydrolase — protein sequence MTTFFAPDPDLQATLEQVLEQVRAEFALTPTQIAVTWVVYDPPYIVNTGGALSTDDFWQHRPRGASYRGVEQIYPASVVKLFYLVAAHEWVEQGMIQPSAELDRALKDMIVGSSNDATSLVVDLLSGTTSGPELPPGPFETWCYQRNIINRFFQSLPWPELVGVNMNQKPWGDGPYGRERAFVGEHYENRNRLTTNAVARLIHSIAGGVAVSAARSQTMLSLMGRHQPITPPAPGEEDQFTGFLGEGLPQSTRLYSKAGYTSKVRHDAAYFELPSGEPGLLVAFIESSGHSKNRQILPRLASLIVQHMVSP from the coding sequence ATGACGACATTTTTTGCACCTGATCCTGACCTGCAAGCGACCTTGGAACAGGTATTAGAGCAGGTGCGGGCCGAGTTTGCGTTGACGCCTACTCAAATTGCCGTGACCTGGGTGGTCTATGACCCGCCCTACATCGTCAATACTGGCGGGGCTTTGAGTACCGATGATTTTTGGCAACACCGCCCTCGGGGGGCCAGTTATCGGGGGGTTGAGCAGATTTACCCAGCCAGCGTGGTGAAGCTGTTTTATCTGGTAGCTGCCCATGAATGGGTTGAGCAAGGAATGATCCAACCATCGGCAGAGCTGGACCGGGCACTCAAGGACATGATTGTGGGCTCTAGCAACGACGCGACTTCCCTAGTTGTCGATCTGCTGAGCGGCACCACCAGTGGCCCGGAGCTGCCCCCTGGCCCCTTTGAAACCTGGTGTTACCAACGCAACATTATCAACCGCTTCTTTCAGTCGTTGCCGTGGCCTGAGTTGGTGGGGGTAAACATGAATCAAAAGCCTTGGGGCGATGGACCCTACGGTCGCGAGCGAGCTTTTGTAGGCGAGCACTACGAAAATCGCAATCGGCTTACCACCAACGCCGTAGCCCGGTTAATTCACAGCATTGCTGGCGGAGTAGCGGTGTCGGCGGCGCGATCGCAAACCATGCTCTCTTTGATGGGGCGCCATCAACCCATTACCCCGCCAGCACCCGGTGAAGAAGACCAGTTCACTGGGTTTTTGGGGGAAGGCCTACCCCAGAGCACTCGACTCTATTCAAAGGCAGGGTATACCAGCAAGGTGCGCCACGACGCCGCCTACTTTGAGCTACCCAGCGGCGAACCTGGTTTGCTAGTAGCTTTTATCGAAAGCTCTGGGCACAGCAAAAACAGACAAATTTTACCTCGGTTGGCCAGTCTCATAGTTCAGCACATGGTCAGTCCATAG
- a CDS encoding tyrosine-type recombinase/integrase: MKVQKVVLPDSTVPSWVLIGDDFLPIEPVQEFLDYLRNIDRSPNTVRAYAYHLKLYWDYLESKHLEWTGVGLPELAEFMMWLRSPNPGGVVSMLEQEAARSESSINVILSSVCMLYDFHEKCGNVPHIPLYRTQVMAGRRYKGFLHHITKGKPVKTRLLKLKVPKKHPKALSTEQVEAIVGACTRIRDRFLICLLHESGMRIGQVLGLRHEDIASMDNLIKVVPRDDNANNARAKSRDPYSLHVSQELMALYTEYLEKEFMEILEGNFSDYVFVNLWDGAIGEAMTYNNVMDLFRRLKRKTGIAIHPHMLRHTHATELVRDGMQMAYVQKRLGHQSIQTTIDTYVHLQDGDLKEAYQKYLESRDHDATAGTPEEGPTISA; the protein is encoded by the coding sequence GTGAAAGTTCAAAAGGTTGTACTCCCGGATTCCACTGTCCCTAGTTGGGTGCTGATTGGTGACGACTTTTTGCCAATTGAGCCTGTCCAAGAATTTTTAGACTACCTCCGAAATATTGACCGCTCACCAAACACAGTGAGAGCGTACGCTTACCACCTGAAGCTCTACTGGGATTACTTGGAGAGCAAGCACCTTGAATGGACTGGCGTGGGACTACCGGAGCTGGCCGAGTTCATGATGTGGCTCAGAAGCCCCAACCCTGGAGGTGTGGTCTCCATGCTGGAGCAGGAGGCCGCACGGTCAGAGTCTTCCATCAATGTGATTCTCTCCTCAGTGTGCATGCTCTACGACTTCCACGAGAAATGTGGCAACGTTCCACACATTCCTCTGTACCGCACACAAGTCATGGCTGGCAGGCGATACAAAGGGTTCCTGCACCACATTACGAAGGGTAAGCCTGTCAAGACCCGGCTACTCAAGCTGAAGGTGCCAAAGAAGCACCCAAAAGCCTTGAGTACAGAGCAGGTTGAAGCTATCGTTGGCGCTTGCACTCGAATTAGAGACCGATTCCTAATTTGCCTGCTCCACGAATCCGGAATGCGCATAGGCCAGGTTCTAGGGCTTAGACACGAGGACATAGCCTCTATGGACAATCTCATCAAAGTCGTGCCTCGTGACGATAACGCCAACAATGCCCGCGCTAAATCGCGAGATCCTTATAGCCTGCATGTCTCGCAAGAGCTGATGGCGCTCTATACCGAATACCTGGAGAAGGAATTCATGGAAATTCTGGAGGGCAATTTCAGCGACTACGTCTTCGTGAACCTCTGGGACGGGGCCATCGGAGAAGCCATGACCTATAACAACGTGATGGATTTATTCAGGCGGCTCAAGAGGAAAACCGGGATTGCGATTCATCCCCACATGTTGCGCCATACCCACGCTACAGAGCTAGTCCGGGATGGCATGCAGATGGCTTACGTCCAGAAGCGGCTAGGCCATCAAAGCATCCAGACAACCATCGATACTTATGTCCATCTACAAGATGGCGACCTCAAGGAAGCGTACCAGAAATATTTAGAGAGCCGAGACCATGACGCTACAGCCGGAACCCCAGAAGAAGGGCCGACGATATCCGCGTAG
- a CDS encoding tyrosine-type recombinase/integrase — translation MTLQPEPQKKGRRYPRRKQPSDVIILCKHCNGGNCIKKGVTTSKQRQSYWCKDCERAFIEPIPPNLFDINPEDEYQKDIWDCRRLGISPSVGKQAYTIKFTKISQPWLRQAGKAFIKLSLSTVGFSSALNKVGAVNKFSVFLAKRHPSIEPAQVSREIIIDFLAYLAGQKIAATTRAHLIGDLRDFLELCYHNDWLPVTRYLIRREDYPKRPKAIPRYIPEVVMQQLNRHLDDLPDPVMRMVLVIQECGMRISELLHLKPDCLLQDRAGDWFLRYYQFKLKKELTIPVSKEVVRVIQEQRQYIQEHLNEPYEYLFCTTYCGTGFRPRAKLMSRITFAKYLNKLAKQHSICDESGKLWHFQTHQFRHTVGTRMINNGVPQHIIQRYLGHESPEMTATYAQIHDQTMKEEIAKFRGKVVNISGQVVEPNDIEADDHELQWVKKNIQAQALPNGSCALPAISKGCPHANACLTCTHFRTTSEHLPTHQQEREETLKVIDKAKANGWQRIVEMNEKKLISLDNIINGLEGGAEDGCRT, via the coding sequence ATGACGCTACAGCCGGAACCCCAGAAGAAGGGCCGACGATATCCGCGTAGGAAGCAACCTTCAGACGTCATAATCCTTTGCAAGCACTGCAACGGCGGGAACTGCATCAAAAAAGGTGTCACGACCAGCAAACAGCGACAGTCTTACTGGTGCAAGGATTGTGAGCGGGCTTTTATCGAGCCCATTCCGCCAAACCTGTTTGACATAAATCCTGAAGATGAGTACCAGAAGGATATTTGGGACTGCCGCCGTCTAGGAATTTCGCCGAGCGTCGGCAAGCAGGCCTACACCATCAAATTCACGAAAATCTCTCAGCCTTGGTTGCGTCAAGCGGGCAAGGCGTTCATCAAGCTGTCTCTCAGCACCGTAGGCTTTTCCTCAGCCCTAAACAAGGTGGGTGCAGTCAACAAGTTTTCTGTATTCCTTGCCAAACGGCACCCCTCCATCGAGCCAGCTCAGGTGAGCCGTGAGATTATCATTGACTTTTTGGCTTACTTGGCAGGTCAAAAAATAGCAGCAACAACACGGGCTCACCTTATAGGGGATTTACGAGACTTTCTAGAACTGTGCTATCACAACGATTGGTTGCCAGTCACAAGGTATTTAATCCGGCGAGAGGACTATCCTAAGCGCCCTAAAGCAATCCCCCGGTACATCCCGGAAGTTGTGATGCAGCAGCTCAATCGGCACCTGGATGACCTGCCAGATCCGGTTATGCGGATGGTGTTGGTAATTCAAGAATGTGGGATGCGAATCTCTGAGTTGCTCCACCTGAAGCCGGATTGCTTACTGCAAGACCGTGCTGGTGATTGGTTCCTGCGCTACTACCAGTTCAAGCTCAAGAAGGAACTCACCATCCCAGTATCTAAGGAGGTAGTCCGAGTCATTCAGGAGCAGCGTCAGTACATCCAGGAGCACTTGAATGAGCCTTACGAGTACCTATTCTGCACTACCTATTGTGGCACTGGCTTCCGGCCAAGAGCCAAGCTAATGAGCCGGATAACTTTCGCAAAGTACCTTAACAAGCTTGCTAAGCAGCACAGCATCTGTGATGAAAGTGGGAAGCTCTGGCACTTCCAGACCCATCAGTTTCGGCACACCGTCGGCACTCGAATGATCAACAATGGTGTGCCGCAGCACATCATTCAGCGTTATCTCGGGCATGAGTCACCTGAGATGACGGCTACTTACGCACAAATTCACGACCAAACCATGAAGGAGGAAATCGCCAAATTTCGCGGCAAGGTGGTGAACATATCAGGCCAGGTGGTTGAGCCCAATGACATTGAGGCTGATGACCACGAACTGCAATGGGTCAAGAAGAATATTCAGGCTCAGGCACTACCAAATGGCTCGTGTGCTCTGCCAGCTATCTCTAAGGGATGTCCTCACGCAAACGCTTGCTTAACCTGTACACACTTCCGAACAACCTCTGAGCACCTACCTACTCATCAACAGGAAAGAGAGGAGACGCTGAAGGTTATCGACAAAGCCAAAGCTAACGGCTGGCAGCGGATAGTTGAGATGAACGAGAAAAAGCTGATCAGCTTAGACAACATCATCAACGGACTTGAGGGAGGTGCCGAAGATGGCTGTCGAACGTAG
- a CDS encoding DUF6262 family protein, with protein MAVERSVDGLRRSAQRKHQEALEKVEKGIQSLVKDKRPINFNTVAEAAGVSKAWLYKEADVKARIEQLRAQSSGSKKQPPVNQRASDASKDALLRTMKERIKRLEAENKDLRRQNEVAYSHVLKARDLEKEVQRLNAHVERLQQKMHLNSADATPPEPKSIQLALADLGVEMNSTLVRLITETPVGILETAIEALKEALAKGPVRSPGGFFHSAVRDCWRPNEVYQEKADMEEFNQWWKWAYDKGLVRAAMQQDGTQFVLSADGEWYSFEEITRQYPLGS; from the coding sequence ATGGCTGTCGAACGTAGTGTTGATGGGTTGCGTCGAAGCGCCCAGAGAAAGCATCAGGAGGCACTTGAGAAGGTCGAGAAAGGTATCCAGAGCCTCGTTAAGGATAAACGCCCTATAAACTTCAACACCGTTGCTGAGGCGGCTGGAGTGAGCAAAGCGTGGCTTTACAAAGAAGCTGACGTTAAAGCTCGTATTGAGCAACTCCGGGCGCAGTCTTCTGGCTCCAAAAAACAGCCCCCAGTCAACCAGCGGGCTTCAGATGCCTCAAAAGATGCCTTGCTTAGAACGATGAAGGAGCGCATCAAACGCTTAGAAGCGGAGAACAAAGATCTGAGGCGACAAAACGAGGTGGCCTACAGCCATGTTCTAAAAGCCCGCGATCTGGAAAAGGAGGTGCAGCGGCTCAACGCTCACGTTGAGCGCTTGCAACAAAAAATGCACTTGAACAGTGCCGACGCAACGCCTCCTGAGCCAAAGAGTATCCAGCTTGCTCTGGCCGATCTGGGTGTAGAAATGAATTCAACCCTAGTGCGGCTGATTACCGAAACGCCTGTGGGTATTTTGGAGACTGCTATTGAGGCACTTAAGGAAGCACTGGCTAAAGGGCCAGTAAGAAGTCCTGGCGGTTTCTTCCATAGCGCTGTTAGAGACTGCTGGAGGCCGAATGAGGTTTACCAGGAGAAGGCTGATATGGAAGAGTTCAATCAGTGGTGGAAGTGGGCTTATGACAAGGGCTTGGTTAGAGCAGCCATGCAACAAGACGGAACTCAATTTGTTTTGTCTGCTGATGGAGAGTGGTACTCGTTTGAAGAAATAACGAGGCAATACCCACTAGGCTCTTAA
- a CDS encoding P63C domain-containing protein yields MASKSASAGQSSGRSKGGKARAEKLSLEQRREIAKRGAEARWNKDVPKAVYSGELTIGDMTFPCSVLSDGTRILTQSDFMEGMNMYYSGWVANNRSPENVAAEVPHFLAFKTLKPFVDRHLGDLQSIAVKYRTERGSLAHGIKAEIIPKICDVWIDADDEIRLGSRQKQVAQKARLMMRALAHVGIVALVDEATGYQRDRASDALSQILEAFIAKELQAWVKTFPNEYYEELFRLRGLSYPTDTVKRPQYFGKITNDIVYKRLAPGVLEELRDTVPKTKSGNRKHRFFQKLTPDIGHPKLREHLSSVVTIMKLSDSYTDFQRKLDKIHPKYNETLPLDLDFSEDSGRGL; encoded by the coding sequence ATGGCTAGCAAATCAGCATCGGCAGGGCAGTCTTCTGGGCGCTCGAAGGGGGGCAAGGCACGAGCTGAAAAACTTTCCTTGGAACAGCGGAGAGAGATAGCAAAGCGGGGTGCTGAAGCTAGGTGGAACAAAGATGTCCCAAAGGCCGTTTATTCGGGGGAGTTAACTATTGGGGATATGACATTTCCGTGCTCTGTGCTAAGTGACGGGACTCGTATCCTTACTCAATCAGATTTCATGGAAGGCATGAATATGTACTACAGCGGATGGGTCGCAAACAATAGAAGCCCCGAAAATGTCGCTGCAGAAGTGCCGCATTTTTTGGCCTTCAAAACTCTCAAACCCTTTGTAGATAGGCACTTGGGCGATCTGCAGTCTATCGCTGTGAAATATAGAACTGAGAGGGGCAGCCTAGCCCACGGTATTAAAGCTGAAATTATCCCAAAAATTTGCGATGTGTGGATTGACGCTGATGATGAGATTAGGCTTGGCTCACGCCAAAAGCAAGTAGCTCAGAAAGCTCGGCTTATGATGAGAGCACTGGCCCACGTAGGCATCGTTGCCTTGGTTGACGAAGCTACTGGGTACCAGAGAGATAGAGCCTCAGATGCCCTGTCTCAAATACTAGAAGCTTTTATTGCAAAAGAATTGCAAGCATGGGTCAAGACATTTCCTAATGAGTATTACGAGGAGCTGTTTAGGCTCAGGGGGCTTTCATATCCTACCGACACCGTAAAACGGCCTCAATATTTCGGAAAGATAACTAATGATATTGTTTACAAGCGCTTAGCTCCTGGAGTATTAGAGGAACTAAGAGATACAGTTCCCAAAACCAAATCAGGTAATCGCAAGCATCGATTCTTCCAAAAGCTAACGCCTGATATTGGGCATCCCAAACTAAGAGAACACTTATCTTCAGTTGTAACTATAATGAAGTTAAGTGATAGCTATACAGACTTTCAACGAAAATTAGACAAGATTCATCCAAAATACAACGAAACCTTGCCTCTAGACCTAGATTTCAGCGAAGATTCCGGGCGTGGGCTGTAG
- a CDS encoding GAF domain-containing protein: MRRQLTPTLIFAASAAVTGVIGNKADVFVDKVLPFLGKSLTFDVGTLVCILVLFSGPLTYTVIRHQAALRLVSDMHRLDDSLFRLIPSLYKASEASEKEDIRKKSVKKLMTDLVKLETFNTCGVALYCRKAQSDYLTTWLRYSTPNETDDVALTFFIGDDSLQGSPSGSRGIAGLTFLDNQIHIVHFDKNGDADDNRYIESPAGRIGYRSLICAAIPSENGNLGVLCLYSSHQDSFDRRGMRDVIQGIADRFSVLMEA; the protein is encoded by the coding sequence ATGCGCAGACAGTTAACGCCAACCCTTATATTTGCGGCTTCTGCGGCCGTCACTGGAGTGATTGGTAATAAAGCAGATGTTTTCGTAGACAAAGTCTTACCTTTTCTTGGGAAGTCATTGACATTTGATGTTGGTACGCTTGTATGTATCTTAGTTTTGTTTAGTGGCCCCCTGACATACACGGTCATCAGACATCAAGCGGCTTTGAGATTAGTATCAGACATGCATAGACTAGATGATAGTTTATTCAGACTTATTCCTTCACTATACAAAGCTTCTGAGGCTTCTGAAAAAGAGGATATAAGAAAGAAGTCTGTAAAAAAGTTGATGACAGACCTAGTTAAACTAGAAACTTTTAATACTTGTGGCGTAGCTTTGTACTGCCGAAAAGCTCAAAGTGACTATTTAACAACTTGGCTGCGATACTCTACACCGAACGAAACTGATGATGTAGCTCTTACCTTCTTTATAGGAGATGACAGCTTACAGGGAAGCCCATCTGGGAGTCGTGGAATTGCAGGTTTAACATTTCTTGATAACCAAATACATATAGTTCATTTCGACAAGAATGGCGATGCAGATGATAACCGCTACATAGAATCTCCTGCTGGACGCATCGGCTATCGTTCTCTTATTTGCGCTGCTATCCCCAGTGAAAACGGCAACCTTGGCGTTCTATGCCTTTACAGTAGCCACCAAGATAGCTTTGATCGTCGAGGGATGCGCGATGTAATACAAGGAATTGCTGATAGATTTTCGGTACTAATGGAAGCATGA
- a CDS encoding RecQ family ATP-dependent DNA helicase, producing MIWLKIRRGGKSVCFQLPALLQSGLTLVVSPLVALMENQVQELQDKALPAATLHSQLPPPVRHRTLRALERQELRLLYVSPETLFSPPVWERLCQPKLRLNGLILDEAHCLVQWGETFRPAYRRLGTVRKALLDCRPAGSTLPIAAFTATADPEAQTVLREVLQLQSPQVVRLNPHRPNLNLRVKAVVSEGQRKGVLKRYLQQHSNQAGLVYVRTRKDSEAIAQQLGDRYRVAPYHAGLSSRDRRQIEADWMADKLQFVVCTSAFGMGVNKQSTRWVVHYQAPCTITEYVQEVGRAGRDGNTAEALTIVSEPMGWLEPGDRQRAKFFETQTQALQQKAQRLVTQIPPEGDVRDISQQFEHGAISLSWLHSVGQLEWMSPFQYQLIDRSAQPVRSQESASQQMHQFLHSRHCRWQALLVAFGFRSEAQRLGGCGHCDNCHSPAKTRRSSAN from the coding sequence GTGATTTGGCTCAAGATAAGACGGGGCGGAAAATCGGTTTGCTTTCAACTACCGGCGCTGCTGCAGTCGGGCCTGACGCTGGTGGTTTCGCCCCTGGTGGCGTTGATGGAAAACCAGGTGCAAGAGCTGCAAGACAAAGCCCTGCCCGCTGCCACCCTCCACAGTCAGCTGCCACCACCCGTGCGGCACCGCACCCTCAGGGCACTAGAACGTCAAGAACTGCGGCTGCTCTACGTTTCGCCTGAGACCTTGTTTAGTCCGCCCGTCTGGGAACGGCTCTGCCAACCGAAACTCCGGCTCAATGGCCTAATTTTGGATGAAGCCCACTGCCTGGTGCAGTGGGGTGAAACTTTTCGCCCCGCCTATCGCCGCTTGGGGACGGTGAGAAAAGCGCTGCTGGACTGCCGCCCAGCTGGTAGCACCCTGCCCATTGCGGCTTTTACCGCCACCGCCGATCCCGAGGCCCAAACCGTCCTGCGCGAAGTGCTACAGCTTCAGTCGCCCCAGGTTGTGCGGCTTAATCCCCACCGTCCTAACTTAAATCTGCGAGTGAAGGCTGTGGTCAGCGAGGGCCAGCGCAAGGGCGTGTTAAAGCGCTACCTTCAGCAGCACTCCAACCAGGCGGGGTTAGTCTATGTGCGCACTCGCAAAGATAGCGAGGCGATCGCCCAGCAGTTGGGCGATCGCTATCGGGTAGCGCCATACCACGCCGGGTTGAGCAGCCGCGATCGCCGCCAGATTGAGGCTGACTGGATGGCCGACAAACTTCAGTTTGTGGTCTGCACCTCGGCCTTTGGCATGGGCGTTAACAAACAGTCAACTCGCTGGGTGGTCCACTACCAAGCCCCCTGCACCATTACTGAGTACGTGCAGGAGGTGGGGAGAGCCGGGCGCGATGGTAACACCGCCGAGGCGCTAACTATAGTAAGCGAGCCGATGGGTTGGCTGGAGCCGGGCGATCGCCAGCGGGCCAAATTCTTTGAGACTCAAACCCAGGCTCTACAGCAAAAAGCCCAGCGCCTAGTCACCCAAATTCCGCCTGAGGGAGACGTGCGCGACATTAGCCAGCAGTTTGAGCACGGGGCTATTTCCCTATCGTGGCTGCACAGCGTTGGCCAGCTGGAGTGGATGAGCCCGTTTCAGTACCAGCTCATCGACCGGTCGGCGCAACCGGTGCGATCGCAGGAGTCAGCCAGCCAGCAGATGCATCAATTCCTCCACAGCCGTCACTGTCGCTGGCAGGCTCTGCTCGTAGCCTTTGGTTTTCGCAGCGAGGCGCAGCGTCTAGGAGGTTGTGGGCATTGCGACAACTGTCATTCTCCGGCCAAAACTCGTCGGTCGTCCGCGAACTAA
- a CDS encoding B12-binding domain-containing radical SAM protein: MNILLVYPRFPQSFWSFDKTLELVGLKAQLPPLGLVTVAAILPQTWDYKLVDRNVREVRDDEWRWADIVIISAMIVHRVDFLDAVQTAKRYGKLVAVGGPYPTAIPQESEAAGADFLVLDEGEITLPMFVEAVERGDRSGTFRSGGEKPDVTSTPVPRYDLLEMDAYAEMSVQFSRGCPFQCEFCDIIVLYGRKPRTKDPEQLLAELQCLYDLGWRRSIFMVDDNFIGNKRNVKLLLKAMKPWMEEHGYPFSFATEASVDLAQDPELMQMMVDCNFGTVFLGIETPDDESLNMTKKFQNMRDPLSESVISIAQAGLRVMAGLIVGFDGEKSGAGRRIYEFVEQTAIPTALVSMLQALPDTALSHRLEKEGRLLSKSADINQTTLMNFVPTRPIEEITEEYIQVFWDLYDPLTVLNRTFRHFLMLGEAQKRNYKNRTASAGTPDINWVTIRAFLIVVWRQGVMRKTRLRFWINLAIMLWRYPAVVANYVSVCAQAEHFIDFRQIVRQNIEEQLAAYLEAKQFTDQTATAAETEAMAVPVS; this comes from the coding sequence ATGAATATTCTTTTGGTTTATCCACGCTTTCCTCAAAGCTTTTGGTCGTTTGACAAAACGCTAGAGCTGGTTGGGCTGAAAGCGCAGTTGCCCCCCTTAGGGCTAGTGACCGTAGCGGCGATTTTGCCCCAAACCTGGGACTACAAGTTGGTAGACCGCAATGTGCGGGAGGTGCGCGACGACGAGTGGCGCTGGGCCGACATTGTCATCATCTCGGCAATGATTGTCCACCGCGTAGACTTTTTAGACGCCGTACAGACCGCTAAGCGCTACGGCAAGTTGGTAGCGGTGGGCGGCCCTTACCCCACCGCTATTCCCCAAGAATCTGAAGCTGCCGGAGCTGATTTTCTGGTGCTCGATGAAGGGGAAATTACCCTACCCATGTTTGTAGAGGCGGTGGAACGAGGCGATCGCAGCGGCACCTTCCGCTCCGGCGGCGAGAAGCCCGATGTCACCAGCACCCCCGTGCCCCGCTATGACCTGTTGGAAATGGACGCCTACGCCGAGATGTCGGTGCAGTTCTCTCGCGGCTGCCCCTTTCAGTGCGAGTTTTGCGACATCATCGTGCTCTACGGCCGCAAGCCCCGTACCAAAGACCCCGAGCAGTTGCTGGCCGAGCTGCAATGCCTCTACGACCTGGGCTGGCGGCGCAGCATCTTCATGGTCGACGACAACTTCATCGGCAACAAGCGCAACGTCAAACTCCTGCTCAAGGCCATGAAACCCTGGATGGAGGAGCACGGCTATCCCTTCTCCTTTGCCACCGAGGCCTCGGTAGACCTGGCCCAAGATCCAGAACTGATGCAGATGATGGTCGACTGCAACTTCGGCACCGTCTTTTTAGGAATTGAAACCCCTGATGACGAGAGCCTGAACATGACCAAAAAATTTCAGAACATGCGCGACCCCCTCTCGGAGTCGGTGATCTCCATCGCCCAGGCGGGGCTGCGGGTGATGGCCGGGCTGATCGTCGGCTTTGACGGCGAAAAGTCTGGGGCCGGTCGGCGCATCTACGAGTTTGTTGAGCAGACCGCTATCCCCACGGCGCTGGTGAGCATGCTGCAAGCCCTGCCCGACACAGCCCTGTCCCACCGTTTAGAGAAAGAAGGCCGCTTGCTGAGCAAGAGCGCCGACATCAACCAAACCACCCTGATGAACTTTGTGCCCACCCGGCCCATCGAAGAAATCACCGAAGAATACATTCAGGTGTTTTGGGATCTCTACGACCCGCTGACGGTGCTCAACCGCACGTTCCGCCACTTTTTAATGCTGGGCGAGGCCCAAAAGCGCAACTACAAAAACCGCACCGCCTCCGCTGGTACTCCTGATATCAACTGGGTCACCATTCGCGCCTTTTTAATTGTCGTGTGGCGGCAGGGCGTGATGCGCAAGACCCGGCTACGGTTTTGGATCAACCTGGCCATTATGCTGTGGCGCTACCCAGCGGTGGTAGCTAACTACGTGTCGGTGTGCGCCCAGGCTGAGCACTTCATCGACTTCCGCCAGATCGTGCGGCAGAACATTGAGGAGCAGCTAGCGGCTTATCTAGAAGCCAAGCAATTCACCGATCAGACAGCGACAGCTGCCGAAACTGAAGCTATGGCGGTGCCCGTCAGCTAG